In Pseudomonas deceptionensis, a single window of DNA contains:
- the rsmD gene encoding 16S rRNA (guanine(966)-N(2))-methyltransferase RsmD: MAKPKNTSHSGAGQLRIIGGEWRSRKLDFPHVEGLRPTPDRVRETLFNWLAPDIIGAKVLDVFAGSGALFLEALSRGAAKGVALDSNREAISNIRENMGILRCTVGEVQQTDALRYLDGTPSDTFDVVFLDPPFNKDLLKPACDLLEQRGWLTDDAWVYTESENRPSELGLPANWRLHREQKAGGVNYALWQREAVQAPSAE, translated from the coding sequence ATGGCAAAGCCAAAAAACACATCGCACTCAGGTGCGGGTCAGTTACGCATCATTGGCGGGGAATGGCGCAGCCGCAAGCTGGACTTCCCTCATGTAGAGGGCCTGCGCCCAACGCCCGATCGCGTGCGTGAAACCCTGTTCAACTGGCTGGCCCCGGATATCATCGGTGCCAAGGTACTGGACGTGTTCGCCGGCAGCGGCGCACTGTTCCTCGAAGCCTTGTCCCGCGGTGCAGCCAAGGGCGTGGCACTGGACAGCAACCGCGAGGCGATTTCCAACATTCGCGAAAACATGGGCATCTTGCGTTGCACCGTCGGCGAAGTGCAGCAGACCGACGCCCTGCGTTACCTGGACGGCACCCCGAGCGACACTTTTGACGTCGTCTTCCTCGACCCGCCCTTCAACAAGGACCTGCTCAAGCCGGCTTGCGACTTGCTGGAACAACGCGGCTGGCTGACGGACGATGCATGGGTCTACACCGAAAGCGAGAACCGCCCTTCGGAACTGGGCCTGCCCGCCAACTGGCGCTTGCACCGCGAGCAAAAAGCCGGAGGCGTGAATTACGCACTCTGGCAGCGCGAAGCGGTTCAGGCCCCCAGCGCCGAGTAA
- the ftsY gene encoding signal recognition particle-docking protein FtsY, whose product MFGSNDDKKSPAAAGEKKGLFGWLRRKPQEPVVEQPAPAPEITPEPLIEAAPVVVEATPEVVVVEATPAVEPAIEPTVAPEPAPWPPLPVPEEPVALVADVQAPHVVPPIPAPEVFVPEPVIAPEPVVDVPEVVETIVEPEPEPEPEPEPEPEPVVVPVVVPAPVAAPQPVIEAPVAVQAVTPEPKTGFFARLKQGLSKTSASIGEGMASLFLGKKTIDDDLLEEIETRLLTADVGVEATSVIIKNLTQKVARKQLTDADALYKSLQAELAAMLKPVEQPLKIQPQSKPFVILVVGVNGAGKTTTIGKLAKKLQLEGKKVMLAAGDTFRAAAVEQLQVWGERNNIPVIAQHTGADSASVIFDAVQAAKARGIDVLIADTAGRLHTKDNLMEELKKVRRVMGKLDEDAPHEVLLVLDAGTGQNAINQTKQFNQTVEVTGLALTKLDGTAKGGVIFALAKQFNIPIRFIGVGEGIDDLRDFESEPFVQALFAERERP is encoded by the coding sequence ATGTTTGGTTCCAACGACGACAAGAAGAGCCCAGCTGCGGCTGGCGAGAAAAAAGGCCTGTTCGGATGGCTGCGCAGAAAGCCGCAGGAACCCGTCGTGGAACAGCCCGCGCCTGCCCCTGAAATCACCCCTGAGCCGTTGATTGAGGCCGCTCCTGTGGTGGTCGAGGCAACGCCGGAAGTGGTTGTGGTGGAGGCTACGCCAGCGGTTGAGCCGGCCATTGAGCCGACTGTCGCCCCTGAGCCGGCGCCATGGCCGCCGCTGCCTGTTCCCGAAGAGCCGGTAGCATTGGTTGCCGACGTGCAGGCACCGCACGTCGTGCCGCCGATCCCTGCGCCTGAGGTCTTTGTTCCTGAGCCGGTGATCGCCCCTGAACCTGTGGTTGACGTGCCCGAGGTGGTTGAAACCATCGTTGAGCCAGAGCCAGAGCCAGAGCCAGAGCCAGAGCCAGAGCCAGAGCCGGTCGTAGTTCCGGTGGTGGTGCCTGCTCCGGTAGCAGCGCCGCAGCCCGTCATTGAAGCTCCGGTTGCAGTGCAGGCTGTCACGCCAGAGCCAAAAACCGGCTTCTTCGCCCGCCTCAAACAGGGCCTGTCCAAGACCAGCGCCAGCATCGGCGAAGGCATGGCCAGCCTGTTCCTGGGCAAAAAGACCATCGATGACGATCTGCTCGAAGAGATCGAAACCCGCTTGCTGACTGCCGATGTGGGCGTTGAAGCAACGTCGGTGATCATCAAGAACCTGACGCAGAAGGTTGCCCGCAAGCAACTGACCGATGCCGATGCGTTGTACAAGTCGTTGCAGGCCGAGCTGGCCGCCATGCTCAAGCCCGTTGAGCAGCCGCTGAAAATCCAGCCCCAGAGCAAGCCGTTCGTGATCCTGGTGGTCGGCGTCAACGGTGCAGGTAAAACCACTACCATCGGCAAACTGGCGAAAAAGCTTCAGCTTGAAGGCAAGAAAGTCATGCTGGCGGCCGGTGATACCTTCCGCGCTGCTGCTGTCGAGCAGTTGCAGGTGTGGGGCGAGCGCAACAATATCCCGGTCATTGCCCAGCACACGGGCGCGGACTCGGCTTCGGTGATTTTCGACGCCGTACAGGCGGCCAAGGCCCGCGGCATCGATGTGTTGATCGCCGATACTGCCGGGCGTCTGCACACCAAAGACAACCTGATGGAAGAACTGAAAAAAGTTCGCCGTGTGATGGGCAAGCTCGACGAAGATGCCCCGCACGAAGTGCTGCTGGTACTGGATGCCGGTACCGGGCAGAACGCTATCAACCAGACCAAGCAATTCAATCAGACCGTTGAGGTTACAGGCCTGGCGCTGACCAAGCTTGATGGCACGGCGAAAGGTGGGGTGATTTTCGCCCTGGCCAAGCAATTCAACATCCCGATTCGTTTTATCGGGGTGGGTGAAGGTATCGATGATTTGCGTGATTTTGAGTCCGAACCCTTTGTCCAGGCTCTGTTTGCGGAGCGGGAGCGTCCATGA
- a CDS encoding sulfurtransferase, producing MPVAQLISPQALNERQAQPGLVILDCRFALEDPDYGRCSYAEGHIAGAQFADLERDLSGPVVKGVTGRHPLPDAQTLLERLRAWGVNADSDVVLYDDGPGAFAARAWWLLTWLGKRDGVFILDGGLKAWHGAGFPLSLDASPTLRGTFAGKPDSHMVLSTEQLQKRLARPELTLIDARALPRFRGEVEPIDPVAGHIPGAQCAAFSENLDSTGRFLPVGQLKQRFAEKLAGRSPDELVAYCGSGVTACHNLFALALAGYPLGKLYAGSWSEWINDPARGIATGD from the coding sequence ATGCCCGTTGCGCAATTGATCAGCCCTCAAGCCCTGAATGAACGTCAGGCGCAGCCCGGTCTGGTTATTCTGGATTGTCGCTTTGCCCTTGAAGACCCGGACTATGGCCGTTGCAGTTATGCCGAGGGGCATATTGCCGGCGCGCAGTTTGCCGATCTTGAGCGTGACTTGAGCGGGCCTGTGGTCAAGGGCGTGACCGGCCGCCACCCGTTGCCCGACGCGCAAACCTTGCTCGAGCGCCTGCGCGCCTGGGGCGTGAACGCCGACAGCGATGTGGTGTTGTATGACGATGGCCCGGGTGCCTTTGCGGCCCGCGCATGGTGGTTACTGACCTGGCTGGGCAAGCGGGACGGTGTGTTTATCCTGGATGGCGGCCTCAAAGCCTGGCATGGCGCAGGGTTCCCGTTGAGCCTGGATGCGTCGCCAACACTGCGTGGCACCTTCGCCGGCAAACCCGACAGCCATATGGTGCTGAGCACTGAACAACTGCAAAAGCGTCTCGCCAGGCCTGAACTGACCTTGATCGACGCCCGGGCGCTCCCGCGTTTTCGGGGGGAAGTTGAACCTATTGACCCTGTTGCCGGGCATATCCCGGGCGCTCAATGTGCAGCGTTCAGCGAGAACCTCGACAGCACCGGGCGCTTCCTGCCTGTCGGGCAGCTCAAGCAACGTTTCGCCGAAAAGCTTGCAGGGCGTTCGCCAGATGAGCTGGTGGCCTATTGCGGCTCCGGCGTGACGGCGTGCCACAATCTGTTTGCACTGGCGTTGGCAGGCTATCCGCTGGGCAAGCTCTATGCGGGTTCGTGGAGCGAGTGGATCAACGATCCGGCGCGGGGCATTGCGACCGGCGATTGA
- a CDS encoding M16 family metallopeptidase, with protein MSERKGPRYALLGLTAAVLAGVLGYYFISPDRSIASQALDQAKTEHKLESLAELDGKAPSHRALNVQTWKTAEGSKVLFVEARQLPMFDLRLTFAAGSSQDDNTPGLALLTNAMLNEGVAGKDVGAIAEGFEGLGADFGNGAYRDMAVVSLRSLSDADKRTPALNLFAEVVGKPTFPADSLARIKNQLLASFEFQKQNPGKLASDELFKRLYGNHPYAHASDGNAQSIASITIDQLKAFHNKTYTAGNAVIAIVGDLSRAEAEAIAAQVSAALPKGQAVAKTVQPVEPKAGATHIEFPSKQTHLLLSQLGIDRDDPDYAALALGNSILGGGGFGTRLMTEVREKRGLTYGVYSGFSPMQARGPFMINLQTRAELSEGTLKLVQDILADYLKNGPTQKELDDAKRELAGSFPLSTASNAAIVGQLGAMGFYDLPLDYLETFMQQSQNLTTEQVKDAMNKHLSADKMVVVTAGPTVPQKPLPPPTDKPSEQPLGVPEH; from the coding sequence ATGAGTGAGCGTAAAGGTCCCCGCTACGCCCTGCTCGGGCTGACCGCTGCCGTACTGGCTGGCGTACTCGGCTACTACTTCATCAGCCCTGACCGTTCCATTGCCAGTCAGGCACTGGATCAGGCCAAGACTGAGCACAAACTCGAATCCCTGGCCGAACTCGACGGCAAGGCGCCCAGCCACCGTGCACTGAACGTGCAGACCTGGAAAACCGCCGAAGGCTCCAAGGTACTGTTCGTCGAAGCCCGGCAACTGCCGATGTTCGACCTGCGCCTGACCTTCGCCGCCGGCAGCAGCCAGGACGACAACACCCCAGGGCTGGCCCTGTTGACCAACGCCATGCTTAACGAAGGCGTGGCCGGCAAGGATGTCGGCGCCATCGCCGAGGGTTTTGAAGGCCTGGGTGCAGACTTCGGCAACGGCGCCTATCGCGACATGGCCGTTGTGTCGCTTCGCAGCCTGAGCGACGCAGACAAACGCACCCCGGCGCTCAACCTGTTTGCCGAGGTGGTGGGCAAGCCAACGTTCCCGGCCGACTCACTGGCGCGAATCAAGAACCAGTTGCTCGCAAGCTTTGAGTTCCAGAAGCAAAACCCTGGCAAGCTGGCCAGCGATGAGCTGTTCAAGCGCCTGTACGGCAACCACCCGTATGCCCACGCCAGTGATGGCAATGCCCAAAGCATCGCCTCGATCACCATCGACCAGCTCAAAGCCTTCCACAACAAGACCTACACCGCCGGCAACGCAGTGATCGCGATCGTTGGCGACCTGTCGCGCGCGGAAGCCGAAGCCATTGCGGCCCAAGTCTCGGCCGCACTGCCTAAAGGCCAGGCGGTGGCCAAGACAGTACAACCGGTCGAGCCCAAAGCGGGCGCAACCCATATCGAGTTCCCGTCCAAACAGACCCACTTGCTGCTCTCTCAGCTGGGTATCGACCGTGACGACCCCGACTATGCAGCGCTGGCGCTGGGCAACAGCATCCTGGGTGGCGGCGGTTTCGGTACACGCCTGATGACGGAGGTGCGTGAAAAGCGCGGCCTGACCTACGGCGTTTATTCCGGCTTTAGCCCGATGCAGGCCCGCGGCCCGTTTATGATCAACCTGCAAACCCGTGCCGAATTGAGCGAAGGTACGCTCAAACTGGTGCAAGACATTCTGGCCGACTACCTGAAAAATGGTCCGACGCAAAAAGAACTCGACGATGCCAAGCGTGAATTGGCGGGCAGCTTCCCGCTGTCCACTGCCAGCAACGCGGCCATCGTCGGCCAACTGGGCGCAATGGGCTTCTATGATTTGCCTTTGGACTATCTGGAAACCTTCATGCAGCAGTCCCAAAACCTGACCACCGAGCAGGTAAAGGACGCCATGAACAAGCACCTGAGCGCCGACAAAATGGTCGTAGTGACCGCCGGCCCAACCGTGCCGCAAAAACCACTGCCACCTCCTACCGACAAACCTTCAGAGCAACCTCTTGGGGTTCCGGAGCATTAA
- the rpoH gene encoding RNA polymerase sigma factor RpoH: protein MTTSLQPAYALVPGANLEAYVNTVNSIPLLTPEQERELAESLYYEQDLGAARQMVLAHLRFVVHIARSYSGYGLAQADLIQEGNVGLMKAVKRFNPEMGVRLVSFAVHWIKAEIHEFILRNWRIVKVATTKAQRKLFFNLRSQKKRLAWLNNDEVHRVAESLGVEPREVREMESRLTGHDMAFDPAAEADDDSAFQSPANYLEDHRYDPARQLEDADWTDNSTSNLHEALEVLDDRSRDILYQRWLAEEKATLHDLAQKYNVSAERIRQLEKSAMNKLKLSIAA from the coding sequence ATGACCACTTCTTTGCAACCTGCGTATGCGTTGGTCCCTGGTGCGAACCTTGAGGCCTATGTAAATACGGTGAACAGCATTCCATTGCTGACACCGGAGCAGGAGCGTGAACTGGCCGAGAGTCTCTACTATGAGCAGGATTTGGGGGCGGCTCGGCAGATGGTGCTCGCCCACCTGCGTTTTGTTGTACACATTGCCCGTAGCTATTCGGGTTACGGCCTGGCTCAGGCAGACCTGATCCAGGAAGGCAATGTCGGCCTGATGAAGGCGGTCAAACGCTTTAACCCTGAGATGGGCGTTCGTCTGGTGTCGTTCGCTGTGCACTGGATCAAGGCAGAGATCCATGAGTTCATCCTGCGTAACTGGCGGATCGTGAAAGTCGCGACCACCAAGGCTCAGCGCAAACTGTTCTTCAACCTGCGCAGCCAGAAAAAACGTCTGGCCTGGCTGAACAACGATGAAGTTCATCGTGTGGCTGAAAGCCTCGGCGTAGAGCCTCGTGAAGTCCGCGAGATGGAAAGCCGCCTGACCGGCCATGACATGGCGTTCGACCCGGCGGCCGAAGCTGACGACGACAGTGCGTTCCAGTCGCCAGCCAACTACCTGGAAGACCACCGGTACGACCCGGCGCGCCAACTGGAAGATGCTGACTGGACCGATAACTCCACCAGCAACCTGCATGAAGCGCTGGAAGTGCTGGACGACCGCAGCCGTGACATTCTGTATCAGCGCTGGCTGGCTGAAGAGAAAGCCACGCTGCATGACCTGGCACAGAAGTACAACGTGTCTGCAGAGCGAATTCGTCAGCTGGAAAAAAGCGCGATGAACAAGCTCAAACTGTCGATTGCCGCCTAA
- the ftsX gene encoding permease-like cell division protein FtsX, with amino-acid sequence MSATRSSKVSERVAPKAADPQPPKKKHDDDDGPGFGMLFNAWVESHRASLLDSLRRLGKQPIGSFFTCLVMAVALSLPMGLSLLLNNVERLGGSWQRAAQISLYLQIDASSEQGEKLSDQIKGMAGVADAEFISREKALEEFQQQSGLGEALKELPDNPLPGVVLVTPDEVDKATLEALRERLSELPKVQQAQLDLVWVERLAAILKLGDRFVFGLTVLLVSALLLVIGNTIRLHIENRRIEIEVIKLVGGTDSYVRRPFLYMGALYGFGAGVLSWGVLAFGLDWLNDAVVGLAGLYGSNFALAGVPVADGLSLLLGAVLLGYIGAWIAVARHLRELSPK; translated from the coding sequence ATGAGTGCAACCCGCAGTTCCAAGGTTTCCGAACGCGTAGCACCCAAGGCTGCCGACCCGCAGCCACCGAAGAAAAAACACGACGATGACGACGGTCCCGGGTTCGGGATGCTGTTCAACGCCTGGGTTGAGTCCCACCGTGCCAGCCTGCTCGACAGCCTGCGACGTTTGGGCAAACAGCCAATCGGCAGTTTTTTCACCTGCCTGGTGATGGCGGTTGCTTTGAGCTTGCCCATGGGCTTGTCGTTGTTGCTCAACAACGTTGAGCGCCTGGGTGGTTCGTGGCAGCGTGCGGCGCAGATTTCGCTGTACTTGCAGATAGATGCCAGCAGCGAACAAGGTGAAAAACTCAGCGATCAGATAAAAGGTATGGCGGGGGTGGCTGACGCTGAATTTATCAGCCGCGAAAAAGCCCTCGAGGAGTTCCAGCAGCAATCAGGGCTGGGCGAAGCGCTTAAAGAACTGCCCGATAACCCGTTGCCGGGCGTAGTGCTGGTGACCCCTGACGAGGTCGATAAAGCCACCCTTGAAGCCCTTCGCGAGCGCCTTTCGGAGCTGCCGAAGGTGCAACAGGCGCAACTTGATCTAGTCTGGGTCGAGCGCTTGGCGGCCATCCTGAAATTGGGTGATCGTTTTGTGTTTGGCTTGACGGTATTGCTGGTATCGGCTTTGCTGCTGGTTATCGGTAATACGATTCGTTTGCATATCGAAAACCGTCGCATCGAAATCGAAGTCATCAAGCTCGTCGGTGGTACTGACAGCTATGTGCGCAGGCCGTTTCTGTATATGGGCGCGCTGTATGGTTTTGGTGCGGGTGTATTGTCCTGGGGCGTTTTGGCATTCGGCCTGGACTGGCTCAACGACGCGGTAGTAGGACTGGCCGGGTTGTATGGCAGCAATTTTGCCTTGGCAGGTGTGCCAGTAGCCGATGGTCTGTCTCTCTTGCTTGGCGCGGTGTTGTTAGGGTATATCGGTGCATGGATTGCAGTAGCGCGTCACTTACGTGAGCTTTCGCCTAAGTAG
- a CDS encoding hydrolase — protein sequence MPFSTLHTSPLEPFTTALGLSNPHVQTLWGPLWRTKPAIEHRRERIWLKDGDFLDMDWHGTPSAYAPVVLALHGLTGSSGSHYVRGLQKALAALGWTSAALNWRGCSGEPNLLTRSYHSGASEDLAETVAHLRARHPLSPLYAVGYSLGGNVLLKYLGESGSESGLQGAVAVSVPFRLDQCADRIGLGFSRVYQAHFMRELVACVKDKKRQFQLDKKHRDLATLDKLGSVKSLKKMRTFWEFDDRVTAPLNGYINVDDYYRRASSRYFLGAINTPTLIIQSEDDPFVFKHSIPEASELSVCTQLELHAKGGHVGFLEGTPRKPGYYLERRIPQWLAALQLESA from the coding sequence GTGCCTTTTTCAACCCTCCATACATCGCCCCTTGAACCGTTCACCACGGCTTTGGGCCTCAGTAACCCCCACGTACAAACGTTATGGGGGCCGCTCTGGCGCACCAAACCCGCCATCGAGCACCGGCGTGAGCGCATTTGGCTGAAGGATGGCGATTTCCTGGACATGGACTGGCATGGCACACCTTCGGCCTATGCCCCGGTGGTGCTGGCACTGCACGGCCTGACGGGCTCATCGGGCTCGCACTATGTGCGCGGGCTGCAAAAAGCCCTCGCCGCTCTGGGCTGGACCAGTGCAGCACTCAACTGGCGAGGGTGCTCGGGCGAACCCAACTTGCTGACCCGCAGCTATCACTCGGGCGCCAGCGAAGATCTGGCCGAAACCGTGGCTCATTTACGCGCCAGGCACCCACTGTCGCCACTCTATGCAGTGGGCTATTCGCTGGGGGGCAATGTGCTGCTCAAGTACCTGGGCGAGAGCGGCAGCGAAAGTGGCCTGCAAGGCGCCGTCGCGGTGTCGGTGCCGTTTCGCCTGGACCAGTGTGCCGACCGCATCGGCCTCGGGTTTTCCAGGGTGTATCAAGCGCACTTCATGCGTGAACTGGTGGCCTGCGTCAAAGACAAGAAACGTCAGTTTCAGCTCGATAAAAAACACCGGGACCTGGCCACGCTGGACAAACTGGGCTCGGTGAAGTCGCTGAAAAAAATGCGTACGTTCTGGGAGTTCGACGACCGCGTGACCGCCCCGCTCAACGGTTATATCAATGTCGATGATTACTACCGCCGTGCCTCCAGCCGTTACTTCCTCGGCGCCATCAACACCCCGACGCTGATTATCCAGTCCGAAGACGATCCGTTCGTGTTCAAACACAGCATTCCCGAAGCCAGCGAACTGTCCGTCTGCACACAGCTGGAGTTGCACGCCAAAGGCGGGCATGTCGGATTTCTGGAGGGCACGCCAAGAAAACCGGGGTACTACCTTGAACGGCGCATTCCGCAATGGCTGGCCGCGCTGCAGCTTGAGTCTGCGTAA
- a CDS encoding AraC family transcriptional regulator, translating into MNTDQGESIRFWQTPPLEGVELLTARYIEHRFVPHVHDGFVIGMIIAGAQRYRYRGAEHLAATGTLVMINPDEVHNGYKGHDAGWRYRAFYPDNAQIHQLLEELDLPATHMPTFNDTLLYDPDLFHGLYQLHQLLEGPETALQQQTVWRQMMLALLNRHARLPVPTKPGVEHRAVSQAKELLNARLAEPPSLEELAAAVNLSPFHFARVFQRATGMPPHTWLMQQRIAHARALLQQGCLPLQVATQLGFADQSHLSRQFKKVYGVGPGAYRLASATPAR; encoded by the coding sequence ATGAACACGGATCAGGGGGAGTCGATCCGGTTCTGGCAAACGCCGCCCCTGGAGGGCGTCGAGTTGCTCACGGCGCGCTATATCGAGCACCGCTTCGTACCCCATGTCCATGACGGTTTTGTGATCGGCATGATCATCGCGGGCGCCCAGCGTTATCGCTATCGGGGCGCGGAGCACCTGGCCGCCACCGGCACCCTGGTAATGATCAATCCGGACGAAGTTCACAACGGCTACAAAGGCCATGATGCAGGCTGGCGCTACCGGGCGTTTTACCCCGACAACGCGCAAATTCACCAGTTGCTGGAAGAACTCGATCTGCCTGCCACACACATGCCGACCTTCAATGACACGCTGCTGTATGACCCGGACCTGTTCCACGGGTTGTACCAGCTGCATCAATTGCTCGAAGGGCCTGAAACCGCGCTGCAGCAACAGACTGTCTGGCGCCAGATGATGCTCGCCCTGCTCAATCGCCATGCCCGCTTGCCAGTACCGACAAAACCCGGGGTCGAGCATCGCGCGGTGAGCCAGGCCAAAGAGCTGTTGAACGCCAGGCTGGCAGAGCCACCCTCACTGGAAGAGCTGGCTGCGGCAGTCAATTTGTCACCGTTCCACTTTGCCCGGGTGTTTCAACGGGCCACCGGCATGCCGCCGCACACTTGGCTGATGCAGCAACGCATCGCCCATGCCCGGGCATTGCTGCAACAGGGCTGTTTACCGCTGCAGGTGGCGACACAACTGGGTTTTGCCGACCAAAGCCACCTGAGTCGGCAATTCAAAAAAGTCTACGGTGTAGGCCCGGGCGCGTACCGACTGGCCAGCGCCACCCCTGCACGCTGA
- the ftsE gene encoding cell division ATP-binding protein FtsE, whose amino-acid sequence MIRFEQVGKRYPNGHVGLHELSFRVRRGEFLFVTGHSGAGKSTLLRLLLAMERPTTGKLLLAGQDLGQISNAQIPFLRRQIGVVFQNHQLLFDRTVFNNVALPLQILGLSKPEIAKRVDSALERVALSDKTDLYPGDLSTGQQQRVGIARAIVHRPALLLADEPTGNLDPRLAAEIMGVFEDINRLGTSVLIASHDLALIARMRHRMLTLQRGRLIGDGEAAQ is encoded by the coding sequence ATGATTCGTTTCGAGCAGGTCGGTAAGCGCTATCCAAATGGACACGTGGGCCTGCACGAGCTGAGCTTTCGGGTCCGCCGCGGCGAGTTCCTCTTTGTAACCGGCCACTCCGGCGCAGGCAAAAGTACCTTGCTGCGCCTGTTGCTGGCGATGGAGCGCCCAACCACTGGCAAATTGCTGCTGGCGGGGCAGGACCTGGGTCAGATCAGCAACGCGCAGATTCCTTTCTTGCGTCGTCAGATCGGCGTGGTGTTTCAGAACCACCAGTTGCTGTTTGATCGCACGGTATTCAACAACGTCGCCCTGCCGCTGCAAATTCTCGGGTTGTCCAAGCCGGAAATCGCCAAGCGTGTCGACTCGGCACTGGAGCGCGTAGCGCTGTCGGACAAAACCGACCTGTACCCCGGGGACTTGTCCACCGGCCAGCAACAGCGCGTCGGCATTGCCCGGGCCATCGTCCATCGCCCGGCCTTGCTGCTGGCCGATGAACCTACCGGTAACCTCGACCCGCGTCTGGCGGCGGAAATCATGGGCGTATTCGAAGACATCAACCGTTTGGGTACCAGTGTGCTGATTGCCAGCCATGACCTGGCGCTGATCGCGCGTATGCGCCACCGCATGCTCACCTTGCAGCGCGGGCGATTGATCGGTGACGGGGAGGCTGCGCAATGA
- a CDS encoding M16 family metallopeptidase, with protein sequence MIVLARRAAGLLLSTVLLPLSALAAEPQPTHEFSLDNGLKVIVREDHRAPVVVSQVWYKVGSSYETPGKTGLSHALEHMMFKGSNKVGPGEASLILRDLGAQENAFTSDDYTAYYQVLARDRLGVAFELEADRMASLRLPPEEFKREIEVIKEERRLRTDDQPMSKAYELFSAMAFPSSGYHTPTIGWMVDLERMSVGELRDWYEEWYAPNNATLVVVGDVTPDEVKALAQRYFGTVPKRAVPIAKVPLELATPGERLLKIHVQTQLPSLMLGFNVPSIATAKDPITANALRLISALLDGGYSARMSTQLERGEELVSGASSSYNAFTRGDSLFMLSAMPNSQKKVTLAQAEAGLWRLLDDLKKTPPAAEELERVRAQVIASLVYERDSITSQATSIGQLETVGLSWKLMDTELQDLQKVTPADIQKAARTYFTRDRLSVAHVLPEEKTNE encoded by the coding sequence ATGATTGTTCTAGCCCGACGCGCTGCTGGCCTGTTGCTCAGCACAGTTTTGCTCCCGCTTTCGGCCCTGGCGGCCGAACCGCAGCCTACCCACGAGTTCAGTCTGGACAATGGCCTTAAAGTCATCGTGCGCGAAGACCACCGCGCGCCCGTGGTGGTGTCCCAGGTCTGGTACAAGGTCGGCTCAAGTTACGAGACCCCGGGCAAGACCGGCCTGTCCCACGCCCTTGAGCACATGATGTTCAAAGGCAGCAACAAGGTCGGTCCCGGTGAAGCCTCGTTAATCCTGCGCGACCTCGGCGCCCAGGAGAACGCCTTTACCAGCGATGACTACACCGCTTATTACCAGGTGCTGGCCCGCGACCGTCTGGGTGTGGCCTTCGAACTTGAAGCCGACCGCATGGCCAGCCTGCGGCTGCCACCGGAAGAGTTCAAACGCGAGATCGAGGTCATTAAAGAGGAGCGCCGTCTGCGCACCGATGACCAGCCCATGAGCAAGGCCTACGAACTGTTCAGTGCCATGGCTTTCCCGTCCAGCGGCTACCACACGCCGACCATCGGCTGGATGGTCGACCTGGAGCGCATGAGCGTTGGCGAACTGCGTGACTGGTACGAAGAGTGGTATGCCCCCAACAACGCCACATTGGTGGTGGTGGGCGACGTCACGCCGGACGAAGTCAAAGCCCTGGCCCAACGCTACTTTGGCACCGTTCCAAAACGCGCAGTTCCCATTGCCAAGGTCCCGCTGGAGCTGGCCACTCCGGGCGAACGCCTGCTCAAGATCCACGTACAGACCCAACTGCCAAGCCTGATGCTGGGCTTTAACGTACCGAGCATCGCCACGGCCAAAGACCCGATCACCGCCAATGCCCTGCGCCTGATCTCGGCCCTGCTGGACGGCGGCTACAGCGCCCGCATGTCGACGCAACTGGAGCGCGGCGAAGAGCTGGTGTCCGGCGCATCGTCCAGCTACAACGCCTTCACCCGTGGCGACAGCCTGTTCATGCTCTCGGCGATGCCCAACAGCCAGAAAAAAGTCACCCTGGCCCAGGCCGAGGCAGGCTTGTGGCGATTGCTCGATGACCTGAAAAAAACCCCTCCTGCGGCTGAAGAGCTGGAGCGCGTCCGCGCCCAAGTGATTGCCAGCCTGGTTTACGAGCGCGACTCGATTACCAGCCAGGCCACCTCGATTGGCCAGCTTGAAACCGTCGGTCTGTCCTGGAAGCTGATGGACACCGAACTGCAAGACCTGCAAAAAGTCACCCCGGCCGATATCCAGAAGGCTGCCCGCACCTATTTCACTCGCGACCGTCTCAGCGTTGCGCATGTACTGCCCGAGGAGAAAACCAATGAGTGA